Proteins co-encoded in one Nothobranchius furzeri strain GRZ-AD chromosome 4, NfurGRZ-RIMD1, whole genome shotgun sequence genomic window:
- the nts gene encoding neurotensin/neuromedin N, whose product MEPTAIHIQPGSCKCVVRAASEEGHERRQRVSRSIISANSSSTRWSFTSWTRLILRPSFSAGIPFCLALFIFPIKMRAHLACLLLLCFTCGALCSGIEQDQRALVEDLLTSLFTSKIKHDRQSAPYWHVSLASLCRLVGGLRQPWLWSGEEEEGEVAELREGSIQLLEELYSLQHICRALQSREKLLQDSLEYSENSDAPLKRKSPYILKRQVGHNAKSRRPYILKRSTVY is encoded by the exons ATGGAGCCAACTGCAATTCACATCCAACCAGGAAGCTGCAAGTGTGTTGTAAGAGCTGCAAGTGAAGAAGGACACGAGAGAAGACAACGAGTCAGCAGAAGCATCATTTCTGCAAACTCCTCTTCAACACGCTGGTCCTTCACCTCATGGACTAGACTCATCCTCAGGCCATCCTTCAGTGCTGGAATTCCTTTTTGTTTGGCTCTTTTCATTTTTCCCATCAAGATGCGAGCACATCTGGCATGCTTGCTTCTCCTCTGTTTCACGTGTGGTGCACTTTGCTCAG GTATTGAGCAGGATCAGCGAGCGCTAGTGGAGGACCTCCTCACCAGCCTTTTCACTTCTAAG ATCAAACACGATAGGCAGAGTGCCCCCTACTGGCACGTGTCGCTGGCCAGCTTGTGTCGGTTGGTGGGCGGCCTTCGGCAGCCTTGGCTATGGagcggtgaggaggaggagggggaggtggCTGAGCTGAGGGAGGGGAGCATCCAGCTGTTGGAGGAGCTCTACAGCCTCCAACACATCTGCCGAGCACTACAGAGCAGAGAGAAG CTGCTCCAAGACTCTCTGGAATATTCGGAGAACAGTGACGCCCCTCTGAAACGGAAATCTCCCTACATACTGAAGAGGCAAGTTGGGCACAACGCCAAGTCACGGAGGCCGTACATCTTAAAACGAAGTACAGTTTACTGA
- the rassf9 gene encoding ras association domain-containing protein 9: protein MAPFGKNFLKARLKNRAKDTEAVVGKEIQVSVCNEEKVVCGVTKHTTCADMIQALLEDQKTLPESKRLLHGEPKEFCLIERWKGFERALPPLTRILRLWYAWGDQRPFIQFVLVKTSDFAPQAAKKFAKSKGAKPKRWEHCRTQSGHPPPVDKQKRMVKKAFRKLEKIHKENKSSPGAEEIKRMVQLILNQDHAIREQIQHMRDLDLEIEQFEMEMHRKTDSESSLLLACSPSLAADSKEQLQKYLYTSDGVEQLDMQIQLHQELILQLSLDIDAELRKANLPLIQEEDSEQEEATAASRLPSKTDESFYNKELERLQDGLKHSLFGGVALQNQAADIDKQIKYIDSTLIAKDQECWQLASQLNSLQIMACTQEKNPTLVPLQSEATCSESQMVKHSLSPVDITDTDSDTGISSTHSQDSLSPCLDIPPPLDTDV from the exons ATGGCTCCGTTTGGAAAAAACTTCCTGAAAGCTCGTTTGAAGAACAG GGCGAAAGACACCGAGGCTGTAGTGGGAAAGGAGATTCAAGTTAGCGTCTGCAATGAAGAGAAGGTTGTCTGTGGTGTGACAAAGCATACCACGTGTGCTGATATGATTCAGGCGCTACTGGAGGACCAAAAGACTCTTCCGGAGAGCAAACGGCTCCTGCATGGGGAACCCAAAGAGTTCTGCCTCATTGAGCGATGGAAAGGCTTTGAGCGGGCCTTGCCTCCTCTCACCAGAATCCTGAGACTCTGGTATGCCTGGGGTGACCAGAGGCCTTTTATACAGTTTGTTCTTGTAAAAACCAGCGATTTTGCTCCTCAGGCAGCAAAAAAGTTTGCAAAGTCCAAAGGGGCCAAGCCAAAGCGATGGGAGCACTGTCGCACTCAGAGCGGCCATCCTCCGCCTGTGGACAAACAAAAGCGCATGGTGAAAAAAGCTTTTCGCAAACTAGAGAAGATTCACAAAGAGAACAAGAGCTCACCAGGGGCGGAGGAGATTAAACGGATGGTGCAGCTCATTCTCAACCAGGACCACGCCATCAGAGAGCAGATCCAGCACATGAGGGACCTAGATTTGGAGATTGAGCAGTTTGAGATGGAAATGCACAGGAAAACCGACTCTGAAAGTTCACTTCTTCTGGCCTGTAGCCCAAGTCTGGCCGCAGACAGCAAGGAGCAGCTGCAGAAGTACCTGTACACCAGTGATGGTGTTGAGCAGCTGGATATGCAGATTCAGCTGCATCAGGAGCTCATCCTCCAACTCTCCCTGGACATCGACGCTGAGTTAAGGAAAGCCAACCTCCCTCTCATCCAAGAAGAGGATAGCGAACAGGAAGAAGCCACAGCTGCTTCTCGGCTTCCCTCCAAAACCGACGAGTCATTTTACAACAAAGAGCTAGAGAGGCTGCAGGATGGCCTGAAGCATAGCCTCTTTGGTGGAGTGGCTCTTCAGAATCAAGCTGCAGACATAGACAAGCAGATAAAGTACATTGATAGCACGCTGATCGCCAAGGACCAGGAGTGTTGGCAGCTGGCCTCGCAGCTTAACTCTCTACAAATCATGGCCTGCACACAGGAGAAGAACCCCACACTCGTCCCTCTGCAGAGTGAAGCTACCTGCAGCGAGTCCCAGATGGTCAAGCACAGCTTGTCTCCTGTAGACATTACAGACACAGACTCAGACACCGGGATTAGCTCCACACACAGTCAGGACTCACTGTCACCATGTCTGGACATTCCGCCACCTTTGGACACTGACGTTTAA